One window of Desulfobulbaceae bacterium genomic DNA carries:
- the mtnP gene encoding S-methyl-5'-thioadenosine phosphorylase: MIKVGIIGGSGLDNPDILQDAREVEVETSYGNPSSSLTCGNINSVDVVILARHGKDHSIYPSGVNFRANIAALKEQGCTHILAATAVGSLRLEIEPGHLVFPDQFIDFTRKRVVTFFDQGHVVHTPMSVPFCPNLQGLLAKTAAQLDIPFHSKKTVVTIEGPRFSTKAESHMFRSWNADIINMSTVPEVTLAREMKLHYATVAMSTDYDCWHDEEEPVTWEMIVATMKENAHNVIRLFVETIPRIVEYNDVCRQ, encoded by the coding sequence ATGATTAAAGTAGGTATAATTGGTGGTTCGGGTCTCGATAATCCCGATATTCTGCAAGATGCCCGTGAAGTTGAGGTGGAAACCTCCTACGGGAATCCGTCGTCATCTTTAACCTGTGGTAACATCAACTCGGTTGATGTTGTTATTCTGGCACGTCATGGCAAAGATCATTCGATCTACCCGTCAGGGGTGAATTTCCGGGCCAATATTGCTGCCCTCAAGGAGCAAGGCTGTACGCATATTCTTGCGGCAACTGCCGTTGGTTCCTTACGACTTGAAATTGAACCGGGACATCTCGTTTTTCCTGACCAGTTTATCGATTTCACCCGAAAACGAGTAGTAACTTTTTTTGACCAGGGTCATGTCGTCCATACGCCGATGTCTGTACCCTTTTGCCCTAACCTGCAAGGGCTTCTGGCGAAGACAGCAGCGCAGCTTGATATCCCGTTTCACAGTAAGAAGACGGTCGTAACCATAGAAGGGCCGAGGTTTTCAACAAAGGCTGAGAGTCACATGTTCCGCAGTTGGAATGCTGATATCATCAATATGAGCACAGTCCCGGAAGTCACTTTGGCCCGAGAAATGAAATTACATTACGCAACAGTTGCCATGTCCACAGACTATGATTGCTGGCATGATGAAGAAGAGCCGGTAACCTGGGAAATGATTGTCGCGACCATGAAAGAAAACGCTCATAATGTAATTCGACTTTTTGTGGAAACAATTCCTCGAATTGTCGAATATAATGATGTTTGCCGCCAGTAG
- a CDS encoding acetate--CoA ligase family protein, with translation MLESLFEPKIIAVVGASRTPGKVGYFMLENLVEGGFEGTIIPVNPFAEKILGLPCVGSLSQIKEPIDFALIVVPQPEVKKAVREAIDAGAKAVAIISGGFKEASEAGAELEKQIAGMCRLRNVRLLGPNCLGLINTDNKMNAFYAVRMPRKGGISMISQSSAVCSAFLDRLPGDQLGVSKVINIGNKADLSEVDFLRVLADDKKTDVIIGYLESISDGDAFVKAAEDASANKPVIILKSATTISGRNAVAAHSGEILGTDTAYGAAFKRAGVVRADSFGSLLDFASAFSLQPLPKGKRVLVITNAGGPGIMAVDAIERNGLTVTYMLTETIDSLRAKMPDAVTFYNPVDILGGAKPEHYKLAIEAALADDNIDAIVVVFVDRITSDPVATAQAILSCNNIGKPILASFIGGQNDAARQIMRPGGIPEFDSPESAVAALKAMWEYVAWKQRPPRIVTRFKVHRRRVERIITRRLRSERLHISEVKAKDILKAYDFNIPKGYLATSAEEAVEIAERIGFPVAMKIVSPEIGHKTDFGGVKLNMANRQSVRDNYDLMMMRVRQKSPKAVVDGIYLEKMLDRGLEVILGFNRDPQFGPMLMFGLGGIYVEVLEDVAFYLAPITFDEAMQMLVSSKSYQILVGARGEESVDIHMIAKCLQKISQLSTDFPQIADLEINPLIVGEIGTEPYVADARINLRHLDVQK, from the coding sequence ATGCTGGAATCACTTTTTGAACCGAAGATAATTGCTGTGGTTGGCGCCTCCAGAACACCCGGGAAGGTCGGCTACTTTATGCTTGAAAACCTTGTTGAAGGCGGGTTCGAGGGCACGATAATTCCTGTTAATCCTTTTGCTGAAAAAATATTGGGTCTTCCCTGTGTAGGATCCTTGTCACAGATCAAAGAACCAATTGATTTTGCCTTGATCGTTGTACCTCAACCTGAAGTGAAAAAAGCCGTTCGTGAGGCAATTGATGCTGGAGCTAAAGCTGTTGCAATAATTTCCGGCGGATTTAAGGAGGCAAGTGAAGCAGGAGCTGAACTTGAGAAACAGATTGCCGGCATGTGCAGACTTCGTAATGTCCGTTTGCTGGGGCCAAACTGTCTGGGCTTAATCAATACTGACAATAAAATGAATGCCTTTTACGCGGTTCGTATGCCCCGGAAAGGTGGTATCTCAATGATATCCCAATCGAGTGCAGTCTGTTCTGCCTTTTTAGATCGTCTGCCGGGTGATCAGTTGGGGGTAAGTAAGGTCATTAACATCGGCAATAAGGCTGATCTTAGTGAAGTTGATTTTTTGCGTGTGCTTGCTGACGATAAGAAAACAGATGTTATTATTGGCTATCTGGAAAGTATTTCTGACGGTGATGCCTTTGTGAAGGCTGCCGAGGATGCCTCTGCCAATAAACCTGTTATTATTTTGAAATCGGCAACTACAATTTCAGGGCGTAATGCTGTTGCTGCTCATTCGGGGGAGATTTTAGGTACGGACACTGCCTATGGTGCAGCTTTTAAACGCGCTGGGGTCGTCAGGGCTGACAGCTTTGGCAGTTTGCTAGACTTTGCCTCTGCCTTTTCATTACAGCCCTTACCGAAAGGTAAACGCGTTCTTGTTATAACAAATGCCGGTGGGCCGGGAATAATGGCGGTTGATGCCATAGAACGTAACGGTTTAACGGTCACGTACATGCTGACGGAGACCATTGACTCCCTGCGTGCCAAAATGCCGGATGCAGTAACTTTTTATAACCCTGTCGATATCTTAGGTGGCGCCAAACCAGAACATTATAAGCTGGCTATTGAGGCTGCATTGGCAGATGACAATATTGATGCCATTGTTGTGGTTTTTGTGGATAGAATTACCAGCGATCCTGTGGCAACAGCTCAAGCAATATTGAGTTGTAATAACATCGGTAAACCGATTCTGGCCTCATTTATTGGCGGCCAGAACGATGCCGCCCGGCAGATCATGCGACCTGGCGGTATCCCTGAGTTTGATTCTCCAGAGAGCGCAGTTGCGGCGCTGAAGGCGATGTGGGAATATGTAGCCTGGAAGCAGCGACCTCCTCGTATAGTCACACGGTTCAAGGTACACCGTAGAAGGGTTGAGCGTATCATAACCAGACGTCTTCGTTCAGAAAGACTCCATATCAGTGAAGTTAAGGCCAAGGATATACTGAAGGCCTATGATTTTAATATTCCCAAGGGCTATCTTGCAACATCTGCTGAAGAAGCTGTTGAAATTGCAGAACGAATTGGTTTCCCGGTCGCTATGAAGATTGTTTCACCTGAAATCGGCCATAAAACTGATTTCGGCGGCGTAAAGCTGAACATGGCCAACCGACAATCAGTTCGAGATAATTATGATCTGATGATGATGCGCGTAAGGCAGAAATCTCCCAAGGCGGTCGTTGACGGAATTTATCTGGAAAAAATGCTTGATCGCGGACTTGAAGTCATACTTGGTTTTAATCGAGATCCGCAGTTTGGGCCTATGTTGATGTTTGGTCTTGGTGGCATTTATGTCGAGGTACTTGAGGATGTCGCTTTTTATCTTGCCCCCATAACTTTTGATGAGGCCATGCAGATGCTGGTAAGTTCAAAATCGTATCAGATTTTAGTTGGTGCACGTGGTGAAGAAAGTGTTGATATTCATATGATTGCCAAGTGTCTACAGAAAATCAGTCAACTCTCAACCGATTTTCCTCAGATTGCTGATCTTGAAATTAATCCACTGATTGTCGGTGAAATCGGCACGGAGCCCTATGTTGCAGATGCACGCATTAATCTGCGCCATTTAGATGTACAAAAATAA
- a CDS encoding twin-arginine translocase TatA/TatE family subunit, which translates to MFGLGMPELIIILVIIVIIFGAGKLPEIGSGIGKGIKNFKNATKDEEKNKIDNKKSDSDES; encoded by the coding sequence ATGTTTGGACTTGGCATGCCGGAATTAATAATTATACTGGTTATTATTGTTATAATATTTGGGGCCGGGAAACTGCCTGAGATTGGTTCAGGCATCGGCAAGGGCATTAAGAACTTCAAAAATGCCACTAAGGACGAAGAAAAAAATAAGATAGATAATAAAAAATCAGACTCTGACGAATCATAA
- a CDS encoding GNAT family N-acetyltransferase yields MQREIDTNWQQHYSALISTAKEAISKLRPGQRVFIGTGCAEPQELVAALVDNAPNLADIEIIHLLTKGDASYTDEKLADSFRVNSFFIGQNVRDRIQEGFGDYTPVLLSEIPKLFQSGRVPIDVALIQVTPPDIRGRVSLGISVDIVRSAAENASLVIALVNEQMPFTHGDSLLDIYDIDFLVPTNMPILERASKAPHSSTKKIAEYIAALIEDGDTLQFGMGRIPGVGRIPPAVMNYLKDKKDLGIHTEMITDSIIPLIESGAVTGKKKTIDRGKIVASFCMGTRKLYDLIDNNPLFSFKPSDYVNDPFVISELDRMVSINMAMEIDLTGQVCSDSSGDKFYSGIGGQVDFNRGAARSKGGKPIVVISALDEISRQSRIVSRLSPGAGVVITRGDVHFVVTEHGVAYLHGKTVQERALALISIAHPEHREQLFQEAIDQKLIRKEHADVEGGFVVASNERKKVYVLDDGISLTLRPIRPTDEQGMKNLVYALSQETLYNRFISRKRHFGAKQILDFVYVDHRKNVAYVVTVPENHGEDIIAVGRYYLDEKTNRAEVAFVVRDEWQGKGIGKILFRQLLVVAKQSGIAGFTAEVLRDNRKMQAVFNKCGLAVKSHLDDDMYSFQMDF; encoded by the coding sequence ATGCAACGCGAAATTGATACCAACTGGCAGCAGCATTACTCGGCCTTGATCAGTACTGCAAAAGAGGCGATATCAAAACTGCGCCCAGGGCAAAGGGTATTTATCGGCACCGGCTGCGCTGAACCACAGGAACTGGTAGCCGCGCTAGTGGATAATGCTCCAAATCTTGCCGACATTGAGATAATCCATCTTTTAACGAAGGGTGATGCCTCGTACACCGATGAAAAGCTCGCTGACAGTTTTCGGGTAAACAGCTTTTTTATTGGTCAAAATGTCCGTGATAGAATTCAGGAAGGTTTTGGCGATTATACACCTGTTTTGCTGTCTGAAATCCCTAAACTTTTTCAGTCCGGCAGGGTACCGATAGATGTTGCCCTGATCCAGGTAACACCGCCAGATATACGAGGCCGGGTAAGTCTTGGGATCTCTGTTGATATCGTCAGAAGTGCGGCTGAAAATGCCTCTCTGGTGATAGCCCTGGTCAATGAACAGATGCCATTTACCCATGGCGACAGTTTGCTGGATATTTACGATATTGATTTCCTGGTGCCGACTAATATGCCAATTTTAGAGAGGGCATCGAAGGCCCCTCACAGCTCCACTAAGAAAATCGCTGAATATATAGCAGCACTTATTGAAGACGGTGACACCCTCCAGTTTGGTATGGGGCGAATTCCCGGGGTCGGACGAATTCCTCCTGCAGTTATGAACTATCTGAAGGATAAGAAGGATCTCGGCATTCATACAGAAATGATCACCGACAGTATCATACCTTTGATCGAGTCGGGTGCCGTTACCGGTAAAAAGAAAACCATTGATCGAGGGAAAATTGTGGCATCGTTTTGCATGGGTACACGCAAACTGTATGATTTGATCGATAACAACCCTCTGTTCTCCTTTAAACCCTCAGATTATGTGAATGATCCGTTTGTAATCAGTGAACTTGATCGCATGGTCTCTATAAATATGGCCATGGAGATTGACCTTACCGGACAAGTTTGTTCTGATTCTTCAGGAGATAAATTCTATTCAGGTATTGGTGGTCAGGTCGATTTTAACAGGGGCGCTGCTCGCTCAAAAGGCGGAAAACCGATTGTTGTTATCTCGGCACTGGATGAAATATCAAGGCAATCACGAATAGTTTCACGACTTTCTCCGGGCGCTGGTGTTGTTATTACACGAGGAGATGTCCATTTTGTGGTAACCGAACATGGTGTTGCCTATCTGCATGGCAAAACAGTACAGGAAAGGGCCTTAGCCCTTATCAGTATTGCACATCCCGAGCATCGTGAGCAACTGTTTCAGGAAGCTATTGATCAGAAGCTGATACGGAAAGAACACGCTGATGTCGAGGGTGGTTTCGTTGTAGCCTCTAATGAACGCAAGAAGGTATATGTCCTTGATGACGGAATATCACTGACCTTGCGACCGATACGACCAACCGATGAGCAGGGCATGAAAAATCTTGTCTATGCCTTAAGTCAGGAGACTCTTTACAACCGATTTATCAGCAGGAAAAGGCATTTTGGCGCCAAGCAGATACTTGATTTTGTCTACGTTGATCATCGAAAAAATGTAGCATATGTTGTAACCGTGCCTGAAAATCATGGCGAAGATATTATCGCGGTTGGACGATATTATCTTGATGAAAAAACAAACCGTGCCGAAGTTGCATTTGTGGTCAGGGATGAATGGCAGGGTAAGGGGATTGGCAAGATCCTGTTCAGGCAGTTGCTGGTGGTTGCCAAGCAGAGCGGAATAGCGGGGTTTACGGCTGAAGTTCTGCGCGATAATCGAAAAATGCAGGCAGTTTTCAATAAATGTGGTCTTGCAGTGAAGAGTCATCTTGATGATGACATGTATAGCTTTCAGATGGATTTCTAG
- a CDS encoding class II fructose-bisphosphate aldolase produces MSDFDKALEIGRPPNIVKLFPNSKALIVSGKVIDRALLAKGKAMTMAANGRNNFIIRGALLAAQRANACIIIEIARSEGGATNYCPTNYWNMARQIDAACNELGITVPVAVHADHYGIKKAADLDFAKTEIPTLFEAGMTSIAIDASHMPDDQNLLANIALNPFIPSWAGLETEVGEIKGNQGLSTIDDAKFLIAGLNAHGIFADWIALNNGTTHGLEASGQGIQVELTGKIHEALAPYKVSGAQHGTSGNSSERLRAIASQTNTTKANVATALQMVSWGVEVNDYGNAILDDDGNFKKVKGEGVTEEMWQKMVDYAAEKGWKGGNYKNLNLPFEAKFMGQPKEIRDRMVKRVDDFIYNMLVNVLNAENTAPLAIEAILNANSYDMGAKVGRIENPADWTEAKIVERATTLDTDKGPGGDFDD; encoded by the coding sequence ATGAGTGACTTTGACAAGGCACTGGAGATCGGTAGACCACCAAATATTGTGAAGCTTTTCCCTAATTCAAAGGCCTTGATTGTCAGCGGCAAGGTTATTGACCGAGCCCTGTTGGCTAAAGGGAAAGCAATGACTATGGCCGCAAATGGCCGGAACAATTTTATAATTCGTGGCGCTCTCCTTGCTGCCCAGCGTGCCAATGCCTGTATTATTATTGAGATTGCCAGGTCAGAAGGTGGAGCGACCAACTATTGCCCGACCAACTACTGGAATATGGCCCGCCAGATTGATGCCGCCTGTAACGAACTTGGCATAACGGTTCCGGTAGCCGTTCATGCTGATCATTATGGCATAAAAAAGGCGGCAGATCTTGATTTTGCCAAGACTGAAATCCCAACATTATTTGAGGCGGGTATGACATCGATTGCAATTGATGCCTCACATATGCCCGATGATCAAAACCTTCTGGCAAATATTGCCTTAAATCCGTTTATTCCCAGTTGGGCGGGACTTGAAACAGAGGTTGGCGAAATTAAGGGTAACCAGGGATTATCGACAATTGATGACGCTAAGTTTCTTATTGCCGGCTTGAATGCCCATGGAATTTTTGCAGATTGGATTGCCTTAAATAACGGTACAACTCATGGGTTAGAGGCAAGTGGCCAAGGTATTCAAGTCGAATTGACAGGCAAAATTCATGAGGCCCTAGCGCCTTACAAGGTCTCAGGTGCGCAGCACGGAACTTCGGGGAACTCCTCTGAAAGACTGCGTGCTATTGCTTCCCAAACCAATACCACCAAGGCCAATGTTGCAACAGCATTGCAAATGGTATCCTGGGGTGTAGAGGTTAACGATTACGGGAATGCCATTCTTGATGATGACGGCAACTTTAAAAAGGTGAAAGGTGAGGGTGTAACAGAAGAGATGTGGCAGAAGATGGTCGATTATGCCGCCGAAAAAGGCTGGAAGGGGGGCAATTATAAAAATCTGAACCTGCCTTTTGAGGCCAAATTTATGGGGCAGCCCAAGGAGATCCGCGATCGAATGGTTAAGCGGGTTGATGATTTTATCTATAATATGCTGGTTAATGTCTTAAATGCTGAAAATACGGCACCTCTGGCTATTGAAGCCATATTAAACGCGAACTCCTATGATATGGGTGCCAAGGTAGGTCGTATTGAAAATCCTGCTGACTGGACAGAGGCAAAAATTGTTGAAAGAGCTACCACTCTGGATACTGATAAAGGCCCTGGTGGTGATTTTGACGACTAA
- a CDS encoding twin-arginine translocase TatA/TatE family subunit, whose protein sequence is MFGLGTPELIVIFGIAFLVFGGKKLPEIGAGLGKGIRSFRTGLKDVEESGKAIVNDSVPGAKEVADLKKQVEEVKSFTKS, encoded by the coding sequence ATGTTTGGATTAGGAACACCCGAGTTAATTGTCATCTTTGGAATTGCCTTTCTGGTTTTTGGCGGCAAGAAACTTCCTGAAATCGGAGCCGGACTGGGAAAAGGAATACGATCTTTCAGAACAGGTCTTAAAGATGTCGAAGAGTCAGGAAAAGCTATTGTTAATGACTCTGTACCCGGAGCAAAAGAAGTGGCAGATCTCAAGAAGCAGGTCGAAGAGGTCAAATCGTTTACCAAAAGCTGA
- a CDS encoding adenine phosphoribosyltransferase, protein MPIKSKIRSIPDYPKKGIMFRDITTLIQDPVGFRLMVDSLTQRYITSEVDYDLIVGIEARGFIMGGALAYTLGKGFAPIRKSGKLPSEVISQEYNLEYGTDTVEIHKDAFVPGTKVLLVDDLLATGGTAMAAAALVEKLGGIVTEMAFIVNLPDVGGEKKLLAKGYKVFSLTEFEGE, encoded by the coding sequence ATGCCAATAAAATCAAAAATCCGTTCCATTCCTGATTATCCCAAAAAGGGAATTATGTTTCGTGATATTACCACTCTTATTCAAGACCCTGTCGGCTTTCGCCTTATGGTCGATAGTTTGACCCAGCGTTATATTACATCAGAAGTTGATTATGATCTCATCGTCGGGATTGAGGCGCGGGGTTTTATAATGGGCGGGGCCTTAGCATACACCCTGGGCAAGGGGTTTGCGCCTATCCGTAAATCAGGTAAGCTTCCATCTGAGGTTATCAGTCAGGAGTATAATCTTGAATATGGAACCGACACCGTCGAAATTCACAAAGATGCCTTTGTGCCGGGAACCAAGGTGTTGTTGGTTGACGATCTTTTAGCGACAGGTGGGACCGCTATGGCAGCAGCAGCGTTAGTTGAAAAGCTGGGCGGGATAGTAACCGAGATGGCCTTTATCGTTAATTTGCCCGATGTTGGCGGCGAAAAGAAGCTGCTGGCCAAAGGCTATAAAGTTTTCTCCTTAACCGAGTTTGAAGGCGAATAA
- a CDS encoding CBS domain-containing protein → MYVTNYMTTPAVTVLPDALMSRVRSLVKENHFRHIPIVDANNVLLGMITDRDIRSAYPSTAVHDDNYARELEKIDNTKVKEVMSRDVVALNEFSTLDDALILLDAKKVGAMPVLNSDGTVIGIFSIRDLLQAYRRIFGLGERGGALVAVKPDGKPRPLTRISHILEEHKIHFSRLVRSKGKGNSDPETIYVRVNTMNIRAVHVALEEAGFTIEQLKPQS, encoded by the coding sequence ATGTACGTCACGAACTATATGACAACTCCAGCCGTTACAGTTCTGCCGGATGCTTTAATGTCAAGGGTCCGCAGCCTGGTTAAGGAGAATCATTTCCGCCATATTCCCATAGTCGATGCCAATAATGTTCTTCTGGGAATGATCACTGATCGTGATATCCGTTCAGCATACCCTTCAACGGCTGTGCATGACGACAATTATGCACGTGAACTTGAAAAAATTGATAACACGAAAGTTAAAGAGGTGATGAGCCGTGATGTTGTTGCGCTTAATGAGTTTTCGACCTTGGACGATGCGCTTATTTTGCTGGATGCAAAAAAGGTAGGGGCAATGCCGGTGCTTAACAGCGACGGTACTGTTATCGGAATATTCTCTATCCGCGACCTGCTCCAGGCTTACCGAAGAATCTTTGGACTTGGGGAACGAGGTGGCGCTCTTGTTGCGGTGAAACCTGACGGTAAACCGAGACCGTTAACCAGGATTTCGCATATACTTGAGGAACATAAAATTCACTTCAGCCGATTAGTGCGATCGAAGGGCAAGGGAAACTCTGATCCTGAGACCATCTATGTGCGTGTCAACACAATGAATATCCGTGCTGTCCACGTTGCACTTGAAGAAGCGGGTTTTACAATTGAACAGTTAAAACCGCAAAGCTGA
- a CDS encoding ABC-F family ATP-binding cassette domain-containing protein yields the protein MIQITDLNLQYGDKHLFKNVSGRLNEQDRVGLVGVNGTGKSTLLKMLAGSIETDFGVITRSKQATIGYLPQELSNFPPGRTLYQEAETAFAHLLALNKTLNSINQQLSSTDPQSPVFSDLMKQQGELQHQLDDSDFFQIQGKIEKVLTGLGFTQSDMTKDCSDFSGGWQMRLMLAKLLLIHPSFLFLDEPTNHLDIESLTWLEEFLKSYNGALVIISHDRTFIDNLTTATWELSLGRLNIYRGNYSKYLEEKEIRLEVQRAAYNNQQAKIQQTMRFVTRFRAKSTKAKQVQSRVKQIGKMDRIELEDSEMQVSFRFPPAAPSGRLAIEAENVRKSFDNLTVFKDLNISFNRGDKVAIVGVNGAGKSTLVKMLAGINKPDKGTIRTGHNVMISYFGQHQAKDLSPESTVLQTMEQIEVEHTTTKIRSLLGAFLFRGDDVDKKVQVLSGGEKSRLALAKMIATPANFLIMDEPTNHLDIFSQEVLQEALDQYDGTILVVSHNRSFLDAFVNKVLEIKNGAANLYDGTISEYLEKVQQKKAAEQLNSHPQSAQQESQKNDARLSGKEARQAKALERDRRNKKLGPVKTKLETVEKEIEKLEKEKSALEGALADPDLYQDLNAFAEKSAQFKKVDERLGRNYHHWENLQAELDLLMQELSDL from the coding sequence ATGATACAAATCACAGACCTAAACCTTCAATACGGTGACAAACACCTTTTTAAAAATGTTTCAGGCCGACTTAACGAGCAGGATCGTGTCGGCCTTGTCGGTGTTAACGGCACTGGGAAATCCACCTTATTAAAAATGCTTGCCGGCTCTATTGAAACTGATTTCGGCGTTATCACCCGATCCAAGCAGGCAACCATCGGCTATCTGCCTCAGGAACTGAGCAATTTCCCGCCTGGCCGCACATTGTATCAAGAAGCCGAAACTGCTTTTGCACACCTTCTTGCTTTGAACAAGACACTGAACTCCATAAACCAGCAGCTTTCCAGTACAGACCCGCAATCCCCGGTTTTTTCAGATCTCATGAAACAGCAAGGTGAACTGCAGCACCAACTCGATGACTCTGATTTTTTTCAAATTCAGGGTAAAATTGAAAAAGTTTTGACCGGCTTGGGCTTTACTCAATCTGACATGACAAAAGATTGCAGCGACTTCAGCGGGGGTTGGCAAATGCGCCTGATGCTCGCTAAACTGTTGCTCATTCACCCCTCGTTTTTATTTCTTGACGAGCCAACAAACCATCTTGACATCGAATCCCTTACCTGGCTCGAAGAGTTCCTTAAGTCCTATAATGGGGCTCTGGTGATCATTTCTCATGATCGTACCTTTATCGACAACCTGACAACAGCAACCTGGGAGTTAAGCCTGGGACGCCTCAATATTTATCGGGGCAACTATTCAAAATATCTTGAGGAGAAAGAGATTCGCCTGGAGGTACAACGGGCAGCCTACAACAATCAACAAGCAAAAATTCAGCAAACCATGCGTTTTGTTACTCGTTTTCGCGCCAAGTCAACAAAAGCAAAACAGGTGCAAAGCAGAGTTAAACAGATAGGCAAAATGGATCGAATCGAGCTGGAAGATTCTGAGATGCAGGTCTCCTTTCGTTTCCCGCCCGCCGCACCGAGCGGCCGCCTCGCAATTGAGGCGGAAAACGTTCGAAAAAGTTTTGATAATTTAACCGTTTTTAAAGACCTCAACATCTCCTTTAACCGCGGAGACAAAGTGGCAATTGTCGGTGTTAATGGCGCAGGAAAGTCGACCCTCGTTAAAATGCTGGCTGGCATCAATAAACCGGACAAAGGCACCATACGCACTGGTCACAATGTCATGATCTCCTATTTCGGCCAGCATCAGGCCAAAGATCTGTCGCCTGAATCGACAGTTTTGCAGACAATGGAACAGATTGAGGTCGAGCATACCACTACAAAAATACGTTCCCTTTTAGGGGCCTTTCTTTTTAGGGGTGATGATGTCGACAAGAAAGTACAGGTTCTTTCCGGAGGTGAAAAAAGCAGGCTGGCCCTGGCTAAAATGATCGCAACCCCAGCCAATTTCCTGATTATGGACGAGCCAACCAACCACCTTGACATCTTTTCACAAGAGGTTCTGCAAGAGGCCTTGGACCAATACGACGGCACAATTCTTGTTGTATCACATAACCGCTCGTTTCTGGATGCTTTTGTCAATAAAGTCCTGGAGATAAAAAATGGTGCCGCCAATCTGTATGATGGCACAATCTCAGAATACCTTGAGAAAGTTCAACAGAAAAAAGCCGCTGAACAGCTCAACAGCCATCCGCAATCAGCCCAACAAGAGTCTCAAAAAAACGATGCTCGCCTTTCCGGAAAAGAGGCGCGACAGGCAAAAGCATTAGAGCGGGATCGCCGAAACAAAAAACTTGGCCCTGTAAAGACCAAGCTTGAGACTGTTGAAAAAGAGATTGAAAAGCTCGAAAAAGAAAAATCGGCTCTCGAAGGTGCTCTTGCCGACCCGGATCTTTATCAGGACTTGAACGCCTTTGCTGAAAAAAGCGCTCAGTTTAAAAAGGTCGATGAGCGTTTAGGCAGAAATTACCATCATTGGGAAAACCTTCAGGCTGAACTCGATCTACTCATGCAGGAACTCTCCGACCTATAG
- a CDS encoding histone deacetylase, with translation MTNFRNFTVIDHCQFDAHDIGSGTHPESPDRLGVIRSRLKGSILKDFITQVEASTVDRDIFLAVHDDAYLYRFEEAALSGNLDIDHSDNQICYESFDVAMLSASAGVNAIDLIESNRAKTVYCNIRPPGHHAERKAALGFCFLNNSLVAARYWQKKYQKRVFVIDWDAHHGNGIQSGVESDPDIFYVSIHEHPTFSFPGTGYAEEVGVGEGKGTILNIPLPPGATDEMVIRALNEKVAPALKKFKPEAIVVAAGFDGHQLDDMSALCYSTNLYAQLGVYMNVWAQQYCGGRIVSILEGGYHLQALAASVEAYLAGLSAIDTNK, from the coding sequence ATGACCAATTTTCGTAATTTTACAGTAATTGATCACTGTCAATTTGATGCTCACGATATCGGCAGTGGAACGCATCCTGAAAGCCCCGATAGATTGGGTGTTATTCGTAGTCGACTTAAAGGCAGTATTCTCAAAGATTTTATTACTCAAGTTGAAGCCTCCACGGTTGATAGGGATATATTCCTAGCCGTGCATGATGATGCCTACCTCTATCGATTTGAAGAGGCTGCCTTATCCGGAAATCTTGATATCGATCACTCCGATAATCAGATCTGTTATGAATCTTTTGACGTTGCCATGCTGTCTGCTTCGGCGGGTGTAAACGCTATAGATTTAATTGAAAGCAACAGGGCGAAGACGGTATATTGCAATATTCGTCCGCCGGGACACCATGCGGAACGTAAAGCGGCACTTGGCTTTTGCTTTTTGAATAATTCATTGGTTGCGGCGCGTTACTGGCAGAAAAAATATCAGAAAAGAGTCTTTGTTATTGATTGGGATGCACATCATGGCAATGGCATTCAAAGTGGTGTTGAATCCGACCCGGATATCTTCTATGTCAGTATACACGAACACCCGACATTTAGTTTCCCTGGCACCGGTTATGCCGAAGAAGTTGGAGTTGGTGAGGGAAAAGGCACAATTTTGAATATTCCTCTGCCGCCTGGTGCGACAGACGAGATGGTTATACGGGCATTAAATGAAAAAGTAGCCCCGGCTCTGAAGAAATTCAAGCCGGAGGCGATTGTCGTTGCAGCGGGTTTTGACGGTCACCAGCTCGATGATATGAGCGCTTTATGCTACAGCACGAACCTGTATGCGCAACTTGGGGTCTACATGAATGTTTGGGCTCAACAGTACTGTGGCGGAAGAATCGTCTCAATTCTTGAAGGTGGGTATCATCTTCAAGCTTTAGCTGCCAGTGTTGAAGCATATCTTGCCGGTCTTAGTGCAATTGATACCAATAAATAG